One part of the Muntiacus reevesi chromosome 18, mMunRee1.1, whole genome shotgun sequence genome encodes these proteins:
- the SLC16A11 gene encoding monocarboxylate transporter 11 isoform X1, producing MTPKPTGPPDGGWGWVVVAAGFAVNGLSYGVLRSLGLAFPDFAEYFDRNAQETAWVSALALAVQQAASPVGSALSTRWGARPVVMVGGVLTSLGFVFSAFAHSLLHLYLGLGVLAGSGWALVFAPALGTVSRYFSRRRVLAVGLALTGNGASSLLLAPALQLLLDNFGWRGALLLLGAVTLHLTPCGALLRPLALPGDPLAPPRSPLAALGLGLFRRRAFLVLTLGTALVGVGYFIPYVHLAPHALDRGLGGYGAALVVAAAAMGDIGARLLCGWLADQGWVPLPRLLTICGALTGLGLLAVGLVPVVGNEDSWGGPLLAAAGAYGLSAGSYAPLIFCVLPELVGIGNVVQATGLMMMLLSLGGLLGPPLSGFLRDETGDFTASFLTCGSFVLSGSFIYLGLPKALPSCRLASRPGTPPPEMGELLPVPQVALLSPGDPHSTLDTTC from the exons ATGACCCCCAAGCCAACCGGACCCCCGGacgggggctggggctgggtggTGGTGGCTGCAGGGTTCGCGGTGAATGGGCTCTCCTACGGGGTGTTACGCTCCCTGGGCCTCGCCTTCCCTGACTTCGCGGAGTATTTTGACCGAAACGCTCAGGAGACGGCATGGGTCAGCGCCCTGGCCCTGGCAGTGCAGCAGGCAGCCA GCCCAGTGGGCAGTGCCCTGAGCACCCGCTGGGGGGCGCGCCCCGTCGTGATGGTTGGGGGCGTCCTCACCTCGCTCGGCTTCGTCTTCTCGGCTTTCGCACACAGTCTGCTGCACCTCTACCTTGGCCTGGGCGTCCTTGCTG GCTCCGGCTGGGCCCTGGTGTTCGCCCCTGCCCTGGGGACCGTCTCCCGTTACTTCTCCCGCCGTCGAGTCTTGGCCGTGGGGCTGGCACTCACGGGCAACGGGGCCTCCTCGCTGCTCTTGGCGCCCGCTTTACAGCTCCTCCTTGATAATTTCGGCTGGCGGGGCGCCCTGCTCCTCCTCGGAGCCGTCACCCTCCACCTCACCCCCTGTGGCGCCCTGCTACGACCCCTTGCTCTTCCTGGCGACCCCCTGGCCCCACCCCGAAGCCCTCTAGCTGCCCTCGGCCTCGGTCTCTTCAGACGCCGGGCCTTCCTAGTTTTGACACTCGGCACGGCCTTAGTGGGGGTCGGTTACTTCATCCCCTACGTGCACCTGGCTCCTCACGCTTTAGATCGGGGCCTGGGCGGGTATGGGGCGGCGCTGGTGGTGGCGGCGGCTGCGATGGGGGATATCGGCGCTCGGCTCCTCTGCGGTTGGTTGGCGGACCAGGGTTGGGTGCCCCTCCCTCGGTTGCTGACGATATGCGGGGCTCTGACAGGCCTGGGGCTGCTGGCGGTGGGATTGGTGCCGGTGGTGGGGAACGAGGACAGCTGGGGGGGCCCCCTGCTGGCCGCGGCTGGGGCCTACGGCCTGAGCGCCGGAAGTTACGCCCCGTTGATCTTCTGTGTGCTCCCGGAGCTGGTGGGCATCGGAAATGTGGTACAGGCCACCGGGCTGATGATGATGCTGCTGAGCCTCGGGGGGCTTCTAGGCCCTCCCCTGTCAG GCTTCCTAAGGGATGAGACTGGAGACTTCACCGCCTCCTTCCTCACGTGCGGCTCTTTCGTCCTCTCTGGCAGCTTCATCTATTTGGGGCTGCCCAAGGCGCTGCCCTCCTGCCGTCTGGCTTCACGTCCAGGCACTCCACCCCCTGAGATGGGGGAGCTGCTCCCGGTACCTCAGGTTGCCCTGCTCTCCCCGGGAGACCCTCACTCCACTCTGGACACCACTTGTTGA
- the SLC16A11 gene encoding monocarboxylate transporter 11 isoform X2 → MVGGVLTSLGFVFSAFAHSLLHLYLGLGVLAGSGWALVFAPALGTVSRYFSRRRVLAVGLALTGNGASSLLLAPALQLLLDNFGWRGALLLLGAVTLHLTPCGALLRPLALPGDPLAPPRSPLAALGLGLFRRRAFLVLTLGTALVGVGYFIPYVHLAPHALDRGLGGYGAALVVAAAAMGDIGARLLCGWLADQGWVPLPRLLTICGALTGLGLLAVGLVPVVGNEDSWGGPLLAAAGAYGLSAGSYAPLIFCVLPELVGIGNVVQATGLMMMLLSLGGLLGPPLSGFLRDETGDFTASFLTCGSFVLSGSFIYLGLPKALPSCRLASRPGTPPPEMGELLPVPQVALLSPGDPHSTLDTTC, encoded by the exons ATGGTTGGGGGCGTCCTCACCTCGCTCGGCTTCGTCTTCTCGGCTTTCGCACACAGTCTGCTGCACCTCTACCTTGGCCTGGGCGTCCTTGCTG GCTCCGGCTGGGCCCTGGTGTTCGCCCCTGCCCTGGGGACCGTCTCCCGTTACTTCTCCCGCCGTCGAGTCTTGGCCGTGGGGCTGGCACTCACGGGCAACGGGGCCTCCTCGCTGCTCTTGGCGCCCGCTTTACAGCTCCTCCTTGATAATTTCGGCTGGCGGGGCGCCCTGCTCCTCCTCGGAGCCGTCACCCTCCACCTCACCCCCTGTGGCGCCCTGCTACGACCCCTTGCTCTTCCTGGCGACCCCCTGGCCCCACCCCGAAGCCCTCTAGCTGCCCTCGGCCTCGGTCTCTTCAGACGCCGGGCCTTCCTAGTTTTGACACTCGGCACGGCCTTAGTGGGGGTCGGTTACTTCATCCCCTACGTGCACCTGGCTCCTCACGCTTTAGATCGGGGCCTGGGCGGGTATGGGGCGGCGCTGGTGGTGGCGGCGGCTGCGATGGGGGATATCGGCGCTCGGCTCCTCTGCGGTTGGTTGGCGGACCAGGGTTGGGTGCCCCTCCCTCGGTTGCTGACGATATGCGGGGCTCTGACAGGCCTGGGGCTGCTGGCGGTGGGATTGGTGCCGGTGGTGGGGAACGAGGACAGCTGGGGGGGCCCCCTGCTGGCCGCGGCTGGGGCCTACGGCCTGAGCGCCGGAAGTTACGCCCCGTTGATCTTCTGTGTGCTCCCGGAGCTGGTGGGCATCGGAAATGTGGTACAGGCCACCGGGCTGATGATGATGCTGCTGAGCCTCGGGGGGCTTCTAGGCCCTCCCCTGTCAG GCTTCCTAAGGGATGAGACTGGAGACTTCACCGCCTCCTTCCTCACGTGCGGCTCTTTCGTCCTCTCTGGCAGCTTCATCTATTTGGGGCTGCCCAAGGCGCTGCCCTCCTGCCGTCTGGCTTCACGTCCAGGCACTCCACCCCCTGAGATGGGGGAGCTGCTCCCGGTACCTCAGGTTGCCCTGCTCTCCCCGGGAGACCCTCACTCCACTCTGGACACCACTTGTTGA
- the SLC16A13 gene encoding monocarboxylate transporter 13 isoform X4, which translates to MTGGILAALGMLLASFATSLTHLYLSIGLLSGSGWALTFTPTLACLSRYFSRRRSLATGLALTGVGLSSFAFAPLFQWLLNHYAWRGALLLVSALSLHLVACGALLRPLSLAEDPVVGGPGAQITSLLRHSPFLRYTVALTLINTGYFIPYVHLVAHLRDLGWDPLPAAFLLSVAAISDLVGRVASGWLGDAVPGPVARLLMLWTTLTGVILALYPVAEAPTGLVALTVAYGFTSGALTPVAFSVLPELVGTGKIYCGLGLVQMVESIGGLLGAPLSGYLRDVTGNYTASFVVAGTFLLAGSGILITLPHFFCFSAPTSKPQDHVTEALDTKVPLPEEGLGED; encoded by the exons ATGACAGGGGGCATCCTGGCTGCGCTGGGGATGCTACTCGCCTCCTTTGCTACCTCCTTGACCCACCTGTACCTGAGTATTGGGTTGCTCTCAG GATCTGGCTGGGCCTTGACCTTCACTCCAACCCTGGCCTGCCTATCTCGTTACTTCTCTCGCCGGCGATCCCTGGCCACTGGGCTGGCCCTGACGGGCGTGGGCCTCTCCTCCTTTGCTTTTGCCCCACTCTTCCAATGGCTGCTCAACCACTATGCCTGGCGGGGGGCCCTACTTCTGGTGTCTGCCCTCTCCCTTCACTTGGTGGCCTGTGGTGCTCTTCTCCGCCCACTCTCCCTGGCTGAGGACCCTGTCGTGGGTGGCCCTGGGGCCCAAATCACCTCCCTCCTGCGTCACAGCCCCTTCCTCCGTTACACCGTTGCCCTCACCCTGATCAACACTGGCTACTTCATTCCTTACGTGCACCTGGTGGCCCATCTTCGGGACCTGGGTTGGGACCCACTGCCCGCTGCTTTCCTCCTCTCGGTGGCGGCTATTTCTGACCTTGTGGGGCGTGTGGCTTCTGGGTGGCTAGGCGATGCTGTCCCAGGGCCTGTGGCAAGACTCCTGATGCTCTGGACCACCCTGACTGGGGTGATACTGGCCCTGTACCCTGTGGCTGAGGCGCCCACTGGCTTGGTGGCCCTGACTGTGGCCTATGGCTTCACATCAGGGGCCCTGACCCCAGTGGCCTTCTCCGTGCTGCCTGAACTGGTGGGGACTGGAAAGATATACTGTGGCCTGGGACTGGTACAGATGGTAGAAAGCATCGGGGGGCTGCTGGGGGCTCCTCTGTCAG GCTACCTCCGGGATGTGACAGGCAACTACACAGCTTCTTTTGTGGTAGCTGGGACCTTCCTTCTGGCAGGAAGTGGAATTCTCATCACTTTGCCCCACTTCTTCTGCTTCTCAGCTCCTACCTCCAAGCCCCAGGACCATGTAACAGAGGCACTGGATACCAAAGTCCCCCTGCCTGAGGAGGGGCTTGGAGAGGATTGA
- the SLC16A13 gene encoding monocarboxylate transporter 13 isoform X1 gives MAYRAEPPDGGWGWMVVLSAFFQSALVFGVLRSFGVFFVEFVAAFEEPAARVSWIASIGIAVQQFGSECCAWVPRPSERSGVCGDSKRHGEGERCWRRTPEISQNSFSSPGPVGSALSTKFGPRPVVMTGGILAALGMLLASFATSLTHLYLSIGLLSGSGWALTFTPTLACLSRYFSRRRSLATGLALTGVGLSSFAFAPLFQWLLNHYAWRGALLLVSALSLHLVACGALLRPLSLAEDPVVGGPGAQITSLLRHSPFLRYTVALTLINTGYFIPYVHLVAHLRDLGWDPLPAAFLLSVAAISDLVGRVASGWLGDAVPGPVARLLMLWTTLTGVILALYPVAEAPTGLVALTVAYGFTSGALTPVAFSVLPELVGTGKIYCGLGLVQMVESIGGLLGAPLSGYLRDVTGNYTASFVVAGTFLLAGSGILITLPHFFCFSAPTSKPQDHVTEALDTKVPLPEEGLGED, from the exons ATGGCATATAGGGCCGAGCCCCCCGACGGGGGCTGGGGATGGATGGTGGTGCTCTCAGCATTCTTCCAGTCAGCGCTGGTGTTCGGGGTGCTCCGTTCCTTCGGCGTCTTCTTTGTGGAATTTGTGGCGGCGTTTGAAGAACCGGCCGCGCGAGTCTCCTGGATCGCCTCCATAGGAATCGCGGTGCAGCAGTTCGGGAGTGAGTGCTGCGCCTGGGTCCCTCGACCCTCGGAAAGGAGTGGGGTTTGCGGGGACAGTAAAAGACATGGGGAGGGGGAGCGGTGCTGGAGAAGGACGCCTGAGATCTCGCAgaactctttctcttctccaggcccAGTGGGCAGTGCGCTGAGCACAAAGTTCGGTCCCAGGCCTGTGGTGATGACAGGGGGCATCCTGGCTGCGCTGGGGATGCTACTCGCCTCCTTTGCTACCTCCTTGACCCACCTGTACCTGAGTATTGGGTTGCTCTCAG GATCTGGCTGGGCCTTGACCTTCACTCCAACCCTGGCCTGCCTATCTCGTTACTTCTCTCGCCGGCGATCCCTGGCCACTGGGCTGGCCCTGACGGGCGTGGGCCTCTCCTCCTTTGCTTTTGCCCCACTCTTCCAATGGCTGCTCAACCACTATGCCTGGCGGGGGGCCCTACTTCTGGTGTCTGCCCTCTCCCTTCACTTGGTGGCCTGTGGTGCTCTTCTCCGCCCACTCTCCCTGGCTGAGGACCCTGTCGTGGGTGGCCCTGGGGCCCAAATCACCTCCCTCCTGCGTCACAGCCCCTTCCTCCGTTACACCGTTGCCCTCACCCTGATCAACACTGGCTACTTCATTCCTTACGTGCACCTGGTGGCCCATCTTCGGGACCTGGGTTGGGACCCACTGCCCGCTGCTTTCCTCCTCTCGGTGGCGGCTATTTCTGACCTTGTGGGGCGTGTGGCTTCTGGGTGGCTAGGCGATGCTGTCCCAGGGCCTGTGGCAAGACTCCTGATGCTCTGGACCACCCTGACTGGGGTGATACTGGCCCTGTACCCTGTGGCTGAGGCGCCCACTGGCTTGGTGGCCCTGACTGTGGCCTATGGCTTCACATCAGGGGCCCTGACCCCAGTGGCCTTCTCCGTGCTGCCTGAACTGGTGGGGACTGGAAAGATATACTGTGGCCTGGGACTGGTACAGATGGTAGAAAGCATCGGGGGGCTGCTGGGGGCTCCTCTGTCAG GCTACCTCCGGGATGTGACAGGCAACTACACAGCTTCTTTTGTGGTAGCTGGGACCTTCCTTCTGGCAGGAAGTGGAATTCTCATCACTTTGCCCCACTTCTTCTGCTTCTCAGCTCCTACCTCCAAGCCCCAGGACCATGTAACAGAGGCACTGGATACCAAAGTCCCCCTGCCTGAGGAGGGGCTTGGAGAGGATTGA
- the SLC16A13 gene encoding monocarboxylate transporter 13 isoform X2 has protein sequence MAYRAEPPDGGWGWMVVLSAFFQSALVFGVLRSFGVFFVEFVAAFEEPAARVSWIASIGIAVQQFGSPVGSALSTKFGPRPVVMTGGILAALGMLLASFATSLTHLYLSIGLLSGSGWALTFTPTLACLSRYFSRRRSLATGLALTGVGLSSFAFAPLFQWLLNHYAWRGALLLVSALSLHLVACGALLRPLSLAEDPVVGGPGAQITSLLRHSPFLRYTVALTLINTGYFIPYVHLVAHLRDLGWDPLPAAFLLSVAAISDLVGRVASGWLGDAVPGPVARLLMLWTTLTGVILALYPVAEAPTGLVALTVAYGFTSGALTPVAFSVLPELVGTGKIYCGLGLVQMVESIGGLLGAPLSGYLRDVTGNYTASFVVAGTFLLAGSGILITLPHFFCFSAPTSKPQDHVTEALDTKVPLPEEGLGED, from the exons ATGGCATATAGGGCCGAGCCCCCCGACGGGGGCTGGGGATGGATGGTGGTGCTCTCAGCATTCTTCCAGTCAGCGCTGGTGTTCGGGGTGCTCCGTTCCTTCGGCGTCTTCTTTGTGGAATTTGTGGCGGCGTTTGAAGAACCGGCCGCGCGAGTCTCCTGGATCGCCTCCATAGGAATCGCGGTGCAGCAGTTCGGGA gcccAGTGGGCAGTGCGCTGAGCACAAAGTTCGGTCCCAGGCCTGTGGTGATGACAGGGGGCATCCTGGCTGCGCTGGGGATGCTACTCGCCTCCTTTGCTACCTCCTTGACCCACCTGTACCTGAGTATTGGGTTGCTCTCAG GATCTGGCTGGGCCTTGACCTTCACTCCAACCCTGGCCTGCCTATCTCGTTACTTCTCTCGCCGGCGATCCCTGGCCACTGGGCTGGCCCTGACGGGCGTGGGCCTCTCCTCCTTTGCTTTTGCCCCACTCTTCCAATGGCTGCTCAACCACTATGCCTGGCGGGGGGCCCTACTTCTGGTGTCTGCCCTCTCCCTTCACTTGGTGGCCTGTGGTGCTCTTCTCCGCCCACTCTCCCTGGCTGAGGACCCTGTCGTGGGTGGCCCTGGGGCCCAAATCACCTCCCTCCTGCGTCACAGCCCCTTCCTCCGTTACACCGTTGCCCTCACCCTGATCAACACTGGCTACTTCATTCCTTACGTGCACCTGGTGGCCCATCTTCGGGACCTGGGTTGGGACCCACTGCCCGCTGCTTTCCTCCTCTCGGTGGCGGCTATTTCTGACCTTGTGGGGCGTGTGGCTTCTGGGTGGCTAGGCGATGCTGTCCCAGGGCCTGTGGCAAGACTCCTGATGCTCTGGACCACCCTGACTGGGGTGATACTGGCCCTGTACCCTGTGGCTGAGGCGCCCACTGGCTTGGTGGCCCTGACTGTGGCCTATGGCTTCACATCAGGGGCCCTGACCCCAGTGGCCTTCTCCGTGCTGCCTGAACTGGTGGGGACTGGAAAGATATACTGTGGCCTGGGACTGGTACAGATGGTAGAAAGCATCGGGGGGCTGCTGGGGGCTCCTCTGTCAG GCTACCTCCGGGATGTGACAGGCAACTACACAGCTTCTTTTGTGGTAGCTGGGACCTTCCTTCTGGCAGGAAGTGGAATTCTCATCACTTTGCCCCACTTCTTCTGCTTCTCAGCTCCTACCTCCAAGCCCCAGGACCATGTAACAGAGGCACTGGATACCAAAGTCCCCCTGCCTGAGGAGGGGCTTGGAGAGGATTGA
- the SLC16A13 gene encoding monocarboxylate transporter 13 isoform X3 — translation MAYRAEPPDGGWGWMVVLSAFFQSALVFGVLRSFGVFFVEFVAAFEEPAARVSWIASIGIAVQQFGSECCAWVPRPSERSGVCGDSKRHGEGERCWRRTPEISQNSFSSPGPVGSALSTKFGPRPVVMTGGILAALGMLLASFATSLTHLYLSIGLLSGSGWALTFTPTLACLSRYFSRRRSLATGLALTGVGLSSFAFAPLFQWLLNHYAWRGALLLVSALSLHLVACGALLRPLSLAEDPVVGGPGAQITSLLRHSPFLRYTVALTLINTGYFIPYVHLVAHLRDLGWDPLPAAFLLSVAAISDLVGRVASGWLGDAVPGPVARLLMLWTTLTGVILALYPVAEAPTGLVALTVAYGFTSGALTPVAFSVLPELATSGM, via the exons ATGGCATATAGGGCCGAGCCCCCCGACGGGGGCTGGGGATGGATGGTGGTGCTCTCAGCATTCTTCCAGTCAGCGCTGGTGTTCGGGGTGCTCCGTTCCTTCGGCGTCTTCTTTGTGGAATTTGTGGCGGCGTTTGAAGAACCGGCCGCGCGAGTCTCCTGGATCGCCTCCATAGGAATCGCGGTGCAGCAGTTCGGGAGTGAGTGCTGCGCCTGGGTCCCTCGACCCTCGGAAAGGAGTGGGGTTTGCGGGGACAGTAAAAGACATGGGGAGGGGGAGCGGTGCTGGAGAAGGACGCCTGAGATCTCGCAgaactctttctcttctccaggcccAGTGGGCAGTGCGCTGAGCACAAAGTTCGGTCCCAGGCCTGTGGTGATGACAGGGGGCATCCTGGCTGCGCTGGGGATGCTACTCGCCTCCTTTGCTACCTCCTTGACCCACCTGTACCTGAGTATTGGGTTGCTCTCAG GATCTGGCTGGGCCTTGACCTTCACTCCAACCCTGGCCTGCCTATCTCGTTACTTCTCTCGCCGGCGATCCCTGGCCACTGGGCTGGCCCTGACGGGCGTGGGCCTCTCCTCCTTTGCTTTTGCCCCACTCTTCCAATGGCTGCTCAACCACTATGCCTGGCGGGGGGCCCTACTTCTGGTGTCTGCCCTCTCCCTTCACTTGGTGGCCTGTGGTGCTCTTCTCCGCCCACTCTCCCTGGCTGAGGACCCTGTCGTGGGTGGCCCTGGGGCCCAAATCACCTCCCTCCTGCGTCACAGCCCCTTCCTCCGTTACACCGTTGCCCTCACCCTGATCAACACTGGCTACTTCATTCCTTACGTGCACCTGGTGGCCCATCTTCGGGACCTGGGTTGGGACCCACTGCCCGCTGCTTTCCTCCTCTCGGTGGCGGCTATTTCTGACCTTGTGGGGCGTGTGGCTTCTGGGTGGCTAGGCGATGCTGTCCCAGGGCCTGTGGCAAGACTCCTGATGCTCTGGACCACCCTGACTGGGGTGATACTGGCCCTGTACCCTGTGGCTGAGGCGCCCACTGGCTTGGTGGCCCTGACTGTGGCCTATGGCTTCACATCAGGGGCCCTGACCCCAGTGGCCTTCTCCGTGCTGCCTGAACTG GCTACCTCCGGGATGTGA
- the BCL6B gene encoding B-cell CLL/lymphoma 6 member B protein isoform X2, with protein sequence MGSTATPEGALGYVREFTRHSSDVLGNLNELRLRGILTDVTLLVGGQPLRAHKAVLIACSGFFYSIFRGRAGVGVDMLSLPGGPEAGGFAPLLDFMYTSRLRLSPATAPAVLAAATYLQMEHVVQACHRFIQASCEPLGISLRPLEAEPPTPPTAPPPGSPRRSEGHPDPPTESRSCSQGPPSPHSPDPKACNWKKYKFIVLNSQASQAGSLAAERSSGQLCSQARLPSGDEASSSSSSSNEEGPISSPQSRLSPTAATVQFKCGAPVNTPHQLTPQAPETTGSPSGKAHPPPGEKPYHCSICGARFNRPANLKTHSRIHSGEKPYKCETCGSRFVQVAHLRAHVLIHTGEKPYPCPTCGTRFRHLQTLKSHVRIHTGEKPYHCDPCGLHFRHKSQLRLHLRQKHGAATNTKVHYHILGGP encoded by the exons ATGGGTTCCACCGCTACCCCGGAGGGAGCGCTGGGCTACGTCCGCGAGTTTACTCGCCACTCCTCCGACGTGCTCGGCAACCTAAATGAGCTGCGCCTGCGCGGGATCCTCACTGACGTCACGCTGCTGGTTGGCGGGCAACCCCTTCGAGCTCACAAGGCAGTTCTTATTGCCTGCAG TGGCTTCTTCTATTCAATTTTCCGAGGCCGTGCAGGGGTAGGGGTAGACATGCTCTCCCTGCCCGGGGGCCCCGAAGCCGGAGGCTTCGCTCCGCTTCTGGACTTCATGTACACTTCGCGCCTACGCCTCTCTCCGGCCACCGCCCCAGCAGTCCTCGCGGCTGCCACCTACTTGCAGATGGAGCATGTGGTCCAGGCATGCCACCGCTTCATCCAGGCCAG CTGTGAACCTCTGGGCATATCTCTGCGGCCCCTGGAGGCAGAACCCCCCACGCCGCCAACGGCCCCTCCGCCAGGCAGTCCCAGGCGTTCGGAAGGGCACCCTGACCCACCTACTGAGTCTCGCAGCTGCAGTCAAGGGCCTCCCAGTCCACACAGCCCAGACCCCAAGGCCTGCAACTGGAAAAAATACAAGTTCATCGTACTGAACTCTCAGGCCTCCCAAGCAGGGAGCCTGGCAGCGGAGAGGAGTTCTGGCCAACTTTGCTCCCAGGCCCGGCTCCCCAGTGGAGACGAGgcttccagcagcagcagcagcagcaatgaagaaGGACCCATTTCCAGTCCCCAGAGCAG GCTTTCTCCAACTGCTGCCACTGTACAGTTCAAATGTGGGGCTCCAGTCAATACCCCCCATCAGCTCACACCCCAGGCTCCAGAGACCACTGGGTCACCTTCTGGGAAGGCTCACCCACCACCAG GGGAAAAGCCCTACCACTGCTCCATCTGCGGAGCCCGCTTTAACCGGCCGGCTAACCTGAAAACGCATAGCCGCATCCACTCGGGAGAGAAGCCCTATAAGTGCGAGACGTGCGGCTCGCGCTTTGTACAG GTAGCGCATCTGCGCGCGCACGTGCTGATCCACACCGGGGAGAAGCCCTATCCTTGCCCCACCTGCGGGACTCGCTTTCGCCACCTACAGACCCTCAAGAGTCACGTTCGCATCCATACCGGAGAGAAGCCTTACCAC TGCGACCCCTGCGGTCTGCATTTCCGGCACAAGAGTCAACTTCGGCTACATCTGCGCCAGAAACACGGAGCTGCTACCAACACCAAAGTGCACTACCACATTCTAGGGGGACCTTAG
- the BCL6B gene encoding B-cell CLL/lymphoma 6 member B protein isoform X1 — protein sequence MGSTATPEGALGYVREFTRHSSDVLGNLNELRLRGILTDVTLLVGGQPLRAHKAVLIACSGFFYSIFRGRAGVGVDMLSLPGGPEAGGFAPLLDFMYTSRLRLSPATAPAVLAAATYLQMEHVVQACHRFIQASCEPLGISLRPLEAEPPTPPTAPPPGSPRRSEGHPDPPTESRSCSQGPPSPHSPDPKACNWKKYKFIVLNSQASQAGSLAAERSSGQLCSQARLPSGDEASSSSSSSNEEGPISSPQSRLSPTAATVQFKCGAPVNTPHQLTPQAPETTGSPSGKAHPPPGGEFFSCQNCEAVAGCSSGLDPVASGDEDKPYKCQLCRSAFRYKGNLASHRTVHTGEKPYHCSICGARFNRPANLKTHSRIHSGEKPYKCETCGSRFVQVAHLRAHVLIHTGEKPYPCPTCGTRFRHLQTLKSHVRIHTGEKPYHCDPCGLHFRHKSQLRLHLRQKHGAATNTKVHYHILGGP from the exons ATGGGTTCCACCGCTACCCCGGAGGGAGCGCTGGGCTACGTCCGCGAGTTTACTCGCCACTCCTCCGACGTGCTCGGCAACCTAAATGAGCTGCGCCTGCGCGGGATCCTCACTGACGTCACGCTGCTGGTTGGCGGGCAACCCCTTCGAGCTCACAAGGCAGTTCTTATTGCCTGCAG TGGCTTCTTCTATTCAATTTTCCGAGGCCGTGCAGGGGTAGGGGTAGACATGCTCTCCCTGCCCGGGGGCCCCGAAGCCGGAGGCTTCGCTCCGCTTCTGGACTTCATGTACACTTCGCGCCTACGCCTCTCTCCGGCCACCGCCCCAGCAGTCCTCGCGGCTGCCACCTACTTGCAGATGGAGCATGTGGTCCAGGCATGCCACCGCTTCATCCAGGCCAG CTGTGAACCTCTGGGCATATCTCTGCGGCCCCTGGAGGCAGAACCCCCCACGCCGCCAACGGCCCCTCCGCCAGGCAGTCCCAGGCGTTCGGAAGGGCACCCTGACCCACCTACTGAGTCTCGCAGCTGCAGTCAAGGGCCTCCCAGTCCACACAGCCCAGACCCCAAGGCCTGCAACTGGAAAAAATACAAGTTCATCGTACTGAACTCTCAGGCCTCCCAAGCAGGGAGCCTGGCAGCGGAGAGGAGTTCTGGCCAACTTTGCTCCCAGGCCCGGCTCCCCAGTGGAGACGAGgcttccagcagcagcagcagcagcaatgaagaaGGACCCATTTCCAGTCCCCAGAGCAG GCTTTCTCCAACTGCTGCCACTGTACAGTTCAAATGTGGGGCTCCAGTCAATACCCCCCATCAGCTCACACCCCAGGCTCCAGAGACCACTGGGTCACCTTCTGGGAAGGCTCACCCACCACCAG GAGGTGAATTTTTCAGCTGCCAGAACTGTGAGGCTGTGGCTGGGTGCTCATCGGGGCTGGACCCCGTGGCTTCTGGGGATGAGGACAAGCCCTACAAGTGTCAGCTCTGCCGGTCTGCCTTCCGCTATAAGGGCAACCTGGCCAGTCACCGCACGGTGCACACAG GGGAAAAGCCCTACCACTGCTCCATCTGCGGAGCCCGCTTTAACCGGCCGGCTAACCTGAAAACGCATAGCCGCATCCACTCGGGAGAGAAGCCCTATAAGTGCGAGACGTGCGGCTCGCGCTTTGTACAG GTAGCGCATCTGCGCGCGCACGTGCTGATCCACACCGGGGAGAAGCCCTATCCTTGCCCCACCTGCGGGACTCGCTTTCGCCACCTACAGACCCTCAAGAGTCACGTTCGCATCCATACCGGAGAGAAGCCTTACCAC TGCGACCCCTGCGGTCTGCATTTCCGGCACAAGAGTCAACTTCGGCTACATCTGCGCCAGAAACACGGAGCTGCTACCAACACCAAAGTGCACTACCACATTCTAGGGGGACCTTAG